From the genome of Aspergillus oryzae RIB40 DNA, chromosome 4:
TATGCCTCCATTTAGGTCGATAGGGTGGGCGGTGTAGTTTCTCCATGATTCATTTGGGAATCCAGAGCGATTAGTTATCGGCGCTACggactactccgtaagtacTGTATTCTGTACTATTCGACCGTCGTCTGCTGAAAGTGCCGAGGCCATTGGATCGGAGAAGACTGACCGGAACGGTATAGTCTATGCTTCCTAATTAAAGTCCACCTTACTACGTATTCCTCGGGCTTCCCCGTTGGATCGGTGGTATCTACTGTGATATACATtcgatattttctttttgcttttttcattttttcttttttcatttttttttttcatatgtattattataaattattttttcctttcatggAGTGTCTTCCGGGGCCCCAGCATCATGAATAGCCCTCTCCGAAAGCGGATCGACGTCATAAATTACCTACATTGACATATGTGACTGTGTAGGTACGGACTAAAGACatacagtactccgtacatactccgtacatacaaATTAGGTTGCATAAAGATCATCCATCCCGTGATGCCTTAACCTTTCTCTCTCACATGCTTGTAAATTTAACCGAGTACTGCCACCTCGTGTCCCTACAGAAGTGAtcgtttccttcttcatattctAAGTTTCAttcctttgtttttattttctctaCTTTGATTTGATCATCCCGTAAGTAGCCCATCCTTTCAAATAAACCTTAAAAGtagggaagggaaaaaaaaaagatgtaTGTCTTGGATGTATGTGACTTGATCAGCCTTCGCATGTGGTGAACTTCATGTGAAATTCGCCGGGCCACATGAACTTTCTGCATTCTCTTGATGACCCCTTACCTAGGTACGAAGTAATAGGCTGCTCGTTTGCTCATCTGTCACGATGTAACCAATGAAAACATCTTTGTGTAAGAAGTTGAAATCAATTTGTTCTTCGATTCGAGATCAGAGAATACGAATAGTAGTATATCACAGCCATTCAACCCAAACTCCATGCCATGCAAACAATTAAGGGGAAATCAAATACTGTACAAAACGGAGGAAAACGAATCACCTTGAAGAACCCTTGTCTAAATGACTCCCTCATCTATCGTCCCAACATGCAAGTCCGGTTCCCTTGGAGTCGACAGCGAGCAGCCTGGTCGGAGATGTATATAATAGGTATATACTCGTCACGTATgtgcaaaagaaacaaaaaaacaataTAAAAGAATAAGAATTATAAGAGAAAGGCCTCGGGTAGCCCGAAAGTGCCAGGGATACTCCCGTGGGTACTTTAAACGTCTGATTTAGCCTCGAAACGAGCGAAAGATCCTTTGATACCACTTAGTAGTGGTGGTTTCCCATGACTCGTTTTCAAGAGAAACCCGACCGGTGTCGATGTCGGCCTCGAGTGGGGGAACAAACGACGTCCGATAGAAAATTTTATGTCCCACATAGAGTACCACGAAGAGGATCAAGCTGATATAGGCGATAAAGAAATCCGTTACACTGAATGTTGGGATCCAAGCAGTGAACCCTTGAGTCAAAATGATCAATatgttgaagaagagccCGTACCAGGAATACCAGGGCTGCCACATCGCtttgaagggaagaaggtcacGAGACATATTGCGAGCCTTCAGAGCTCGCATGAATGCAAGATGACAGGCATTCAGGGAACACCAAGTGATGAAGCCTGCCACACCTGCAATGTTGAGAAGCCAGTTGAACACTGTACTACCAGCATTAGACACATTCATGAAACCGAGCAAGCCAAACGCCGCAGTGAACATGACACCGTAGTAGGGCACGCCCTTTTTCGACGTTTTCTTGAACCAGCGCGGGGCAAGCCCTTCTTGAGCCAAGCCGATTAGGATACGGCTACCACTGTAGACGTTGGAATTGGCGGCGGAAAGCACGACAGTTAACAGGACGGCGTTGATTATATGAGGCAGGACCTTGACACCCGCAAGTCTGGCCGCAATGACGAACGGTGAAGAGTTTGCATCGTTTCCGTCCTTAACAAGGTCTTCATTGGTATAGGGCACCAGCAggccgatgaagaagatagtCAAtacgaagaagaacagaatgCGGTAGAACGTCTTGCGGATCGCAGAAGGAATAGTTTTGCGGGGATTTTCAGTTTCACCTGCTGCAATACCAACCAACTCTGTTCCCTGGTATGAGAAACCCGCCTGAATAAGCACAGCCCAAAAGCCCACGAATTTGGCTGTTGAGTCTGGAGAAACACCGGCGTAAGCTGCAAATGGACCTGGGTTAGTCCAATAAGTAAATCCCAAGTATCCTTTATCGCCGGCCCCCGCATCAATACAAATTGCAAAGATCATAAACCCAACAACTGTGATCACCTTGATACTAGCGAACCAGAACTCCAGCTCACCGTAAAAGCTAACAGGTAGGAAGTTGAAAAGAGTAATAACGACCCAGAACACTGCGATGAAAATGGCGATGTTGATATCCTTGTCCCAAAACTGTATAATCAACCCTGTCGCAGTTAACTCTAGCGCAAAGGTACTAGCCCAGGAAAACCAATAGATCCAACCCATGGCAAAACCAAGACTGGGGTCG
Proteins encoded in this window:
- a CDS encoding putative arginine transporter (amino acid transporters); its protein translation is MAFEDGFNVTPKTVGKEAMANDEAFQVNAPTPSSDLKDVDCEKHGATRESNPVPDLKRQLKSRHLQMIAIELGGTIGTGLFISSGTAIGTAGPVGALIAYLFVGSIVYSVMQALGEIASYLPIQGAFTSYAARLIDPSLGFAMGWIYWFSWASTFALELTATGLIIQFWDKDINIAIFIAVFWVVITLFNFLPVSFYGELEFWFASIKVITVVGFMIFAICIDAGAGDKGYLGFTYWTNPGPFAAYAGVSPDSTAKFVGFWAVLIQAGFSYQGTELVGIAAGETENPRKTIPSAIRKTFYRILFFFVLTIFFIGLLVPYTNEDLVKDGNDANSSPFVIAARLAGVKVLPHIINAVLLTVVLSAANSNVYSGSRILIGLAQEGLAPRWFKKTSKKGVPYYGVMFTAAFGLLGFMNVSNAGSTVFNWLLNIAGVAGFITWCSLNACHLAFMRALKARNMSRDLLPFKAMWQPWYSWYGLFFNILIILTQGFTAWIPTFSVTDFFIAYISLILFVVLYVGHKIFYRTSFVPPLEADIDTGRVSLENESWETTTTKWYQRIFRSFRG